In one Elusimicrobiota bacterium genomic region, the following are encoded:
- a CDS encoding cupin domain-containing protein has product MKIVNKPWGKEIWIAYTKKYLGKILIIKKGHRLSRQYHKIKDETLYCDTGRFEMELGRKTFTVKPGQAIRVKPNTIHRMFAKYSDVRIIETSTSHPRDRVRMEDDYARK; this is encoded by the coding sequence ATGAAAATTGTTAATAAACCATGGGGAAAAGAAATCTGGATTGCTTATACAAAAAAATATTTGGGAAAAATCCTGATAATTAAAAAAGGCCATAGATTAAGCAGGCAATATCACAAAATTAAAGATGAAACACTTTACTGTGATACCGGAAGATTTGAAATGGAGCTTGGAAGAAAAACATTTACCGTCAAACCGGGGCAAGCTATCAGAGTAAAACCTAACACAATCCACCGCATGTTCGCAAAGTATTCCGATGTCAGAATAATTGAAACTTCAACGTCACATCCAAGAGATAGAGTAAGAATGGAAGACGATTATGCAAGAAAATAA
- a CDS encoding phosphoglucomutase/phosphomannomutase family protein translates to MQENNIKFGTEGWRGIISKDFTFENVAKVSQSISDYLRSTQKPSNSQSGQKIAIGYDNRFLSEKFANCCAQVFLQNGYEVIISDSSVTTPNLCFITKSKEAQIGIMITASHNPAIFNGLKAKAQYGGPVPEWLNKEIEKNIPQRFVESKIDNEGLAPVEFKDDYIKYIKMSVDFSKIGKIKQNIVFDCMHGPAYRYIDGLFGKDNKKIIKLRDTRDVLFGGFNPEPIEKYMSLTKSEVKKHKAAAGIVTDGDGDRVGVVADGGIYLPPHTVFPLLLYYQAKYKNQKPKVAQTISLGYLSERIAKKYSLEFEETPVGFKYITEKILKEGNIFGGEESCGYALPGELPDRDGILSGLTVLEMIGSSGKKLSELVKEMQKEFGKSSFMRYDFRLPEIIFDKSCFVNIIKGFISEKINGKTLKSVKTFDGIKIVLEDDSWLLMRPSGTEPLLRVYSETPSQKTTQQLIDYGKKITMNYFKNK, encoded by the coding sequence ATGCAAGAAAATAACATCAAATTCGGTACTGAAGGCTGGAGAGGAATTATTTCCAAAGACTTTACTTTTGAAAATGTCGCAAAAGTAAGCCAGTCAATTTCCGATTACCTGCGAAGCACCCAAAAACCATCCAATTCGCAATCCGGGCAAAAAATTGCAATTGGTTATGACAACCGGTTTCTTTCAGAAAAATTTGCCAATTGCTGCGCTCAAGTGTTTTTACAAAACGGTTATGAAGTGATAATATCGGATTCATCTGTCACAACACCCAATCTTTGTTTCATTACAAAATCGAAAGAAGCGCAAATCGGCATCATGATAACCGCAAGCCATAATCCCGCTATATTTAACGGGCTTAAAGCAAAAGCGCAATATGGCGGGCCTGTACCGGAATGGCTTAATAAGGAAATAGAAAAAAATATACCGCAAAGATTTGTCGAGTCTAAAATAGATAATGAGGGTCTAGCGCCTGTCGAATTTAAAGACGACTATATTAAATACATCAAAATGTCAGTTGACTTCAGTAAAATAGGGAAAATAAAACAAAATATTGTCTTTGATTGCATGCATGGCCCGGCTTACCGCTATATCGACGGTTTATTTGGCAAGGATAATAAAAAAATAATCAAGTTAAGAGATACAAGGGACGTGCTGTTCGGCGGGTTTAATCCTGAACCGATTGAAAAATATATGTCTTTGACAAAATCGGAGGTAAAAAAACATAAAGCCGCGGCAGGTATTGTAACGGACGGCGACGGTGACCGCGTAGGAGTTGTGGCTGACGGCGGTATTTACCTGCCTCCTCATACGGTCTTTCCGCTGCTTTTATATTATCAGGCAAAATATAAAAATCAAAAACCAAAAGTCGCGCAAACAATTTCATTAGGCTATTTATCTGAGCGTATTGCAAAAAAATATAGTCTTGAATTTGAAGAAACACCCGTAGGCTTTAAGTATATAACTGAGAAAATACTTAAAGAGGGGAATATCTTCGGCGGTGAGGAATCCTGCGGTTATGCGCTTCCAGGAGAACTGCCGGACAGGGATGGAATACTGTCGGGCCTTACCGTTTTGGAAATGATTGGTTCGTCAGGAAAAAAACTGTCTGAGCTTGTAAAAGAAATGCAAAAAGAATTCGGAAAATCGTCTTTCATGCGGTATGATTTTCGCCTACCTGAAATAATTTTTGACAAAAGTTGCTTTGTAAATATTATCAAGGGCTTTATTTCTGAGAAAATAAATGGTAAGACGTTGAAGTCTGTAAAAACCTTTGATGGGATAAAGATAGTACTTGAAGATGATTCCTGGCTTTTAATGCGGCCCTCAGGAACAGAACCACTGCTTCGGGTGTATTCAGAAACACCGTCACAGAAAACGACACAGCAACTAATTGATTACGGCAAAAAAATAACCATGAACTATTTTAAAAACAAATAA
- the metK gene encoding methionine adenosyltransferase codes for MSFVRKDFFFTSESVGAGHPDKVCDKVSDAVLDDVLRQDPKGRVACETFITLGLIIVGGEITTKAYVDVPSIVKRVVKDIGYNDPKYGFDYKNCGILNGIHSQSPDISQGVDTGGAGDQGIMIGYANNQTEELMPMPITLAHKLIKKTNEARTSGLLSYLGPDCKSQVTVEYVNGKPARVDAVVIACQHTEDVLDKTGKHMSENAKKQMKKEIIDPIIGKMADSKTKYFINATGKFVIGGPASDTGMTGRKIIVDTYGGWAQHGGGAFSGKDPTKVDRSATYMARHIAKNIVAAKLADECLVELSYCIGVADPISIMIDTHNTGEISDERLEKIVRDVFPLTPRGIIDYLKLRRPIYCKTAAGGHFGRKEADFLWEKTNKVDELRKAAK; via the coding sequence ATGAGTTTTGTTAGAAAAGATTTCTTTTTTACATCTGAATCAGTAGGCGCCGGCCATCCGGACAAAGTTTGCGACAAAGTTTCTGATGCAGTATTGGATGATGTTTTAAGGCAGGATCCAAAAGGGCGGGTAGCCTGTGAAACATTTATAACCTTGGGCCTGATCATTGTCGGGGGCGAAATAACCACAAAAGCTTATGTGGATGTCCCAAGCATTGTAAAAAGAGTAGTCAAAGATATCGGATATAATGATCCAAAATATGGTTTTGATTACAAGAACTGCGGGATATTAAACGGAATTCACTCTCAATCACCGGACATTTCCCAGGGAGTTGACACAGGCGGCGCCGGAGACCAGGGAATAATGATTGGTTATGCAAATAATCAGACTGAAGAACTAATGCCTATGCCGATTACTTTAGCCCATAAACTTATCAAAAAAACTAATGAAGCAAGGACTTCCGGCCTTCTTTCTTATTTAGGCCCTGATTGCAAATCCCAGGTGACTGTTGAATATGTCAACGGCAAACCGGCAAGAGTTGACGCTGTAGTCATTGCATGCCAGCACACCGAAGATGTTTTAGATAAAACCGGAAAACACATGTCTGAAAATGCAAAAAAACAAATGAAAAAGGAAATAATTGACCCCATAATCGGCAAAATGGCTGATTCAAAAACAAAATATTTTATTAACGCAACAGGAAAATTTGTTATCGGCGGGCCTGCATCAGATACAGGTATGACCGGGAGAAAAATTATTGTCGATACTTATGGCGGTTGGGCTCAGCACGGCGGCGGAGCATTTTCAGGGAAAGACCCGACCAAAGTTGACAGGTCAGCAACTTATATGGCAAGGCATATTGCAAAAAATATTGTCGCAGCGAAGCTTGCTGATGAATGCCTGGTAGAACTTTCATATTGTATCGGTGTTGCCGACCCTATTTCAATCATGATTGATACCCATAACACAGGTGAAATCAGCGATGAAAGGCTTGAGAAAATCGTCAGGGACGTGTTCCCACTAACACCCAGGGGTATAATTGATTACCTCAAACTTCGCAGGCCCATATACTGCAAAACAGCTGCCGGCGGGCATTTTGGCAGAAAAGAAGCTGACTTTCTGTGGGAAAAAACCAACAAAGTTGATGAATTAAGAAAAGCAGCGAAATAA
- the ahcY gene encoding adenosylhomocysteinase → MKYDVKNMNLAVEGKSRIEWAAKEMPVLGQIKKRFAKEKPLKNFRLGCCLHVTTETANLAITLKEGGAQVALCASNPLSTQDSVASALVKYWQIPVFAIKGEDNKTYYKHIESILATKPQVTMDDGADLVTMLHTTHKSLIDTIICGTEETTTGVIRLKAMAKDGVLRYPIIAINDALTKHFFDNRYGTGQSTIDGVIRATNILLAGKNFVVLGYGWCGRGLAMRANGMGANVIVTEIDPIKAIEAKMDGYRVMPMSEAAKIGDIFVTLTGNISVIRKEHFASMKDGAIVANSGHFNVEIDIEDLKTISKKVRKVREFVDEYTLRNGRNVYVLAEGRLINLAAAEGHPASVMDMSFANQSLSVEYLLKHYKNNTLNTELENNVYPVPKVIDEKIAELKLHSMGTRIDKLTEKQKKYLDSWSEGT, encoded by the coding sequence ATGAAATACGACGTAAAGAATATGAACCTTGCCGTTGAAGGCAAGAGCAGAATTGAATGGGCCGCAAAAGAAATGCCTGTGCTGGGCCAGATTAAGAAAAGATTTGCAAAAGAAAAACCGCTGAAAAACTTCAGATTAGGCTGCTGCCTGCACGTGACAACTGAAACTGCAAATCTTGCAATCACTTTAAAAGAAGGAGGAGCACAAGTCGCATTATGTGCTTCCAATCCTCTTTCAACCCAGGACTCAGTCGCTTCAGCGTTAGTGAAATATTGGCAAATCCCGGTTTTTGCTATCAAAGGTGAAGATAACAAAACCTACTATAAACACATTGAATCGATACTCGCCACAAAACCTCAAGTTACCATGGATGATGGAGCCGATTTAGTTACAATGCTTCACACTACCCACAAATCGTTAATTGATACAATAATTTGCGGAACCGAAGAAACAACAACAGGCGTAATCAGGCTTAAAGCAATGGCAAAAGATGGCGTATTGAGATATCCTATTATTGCAATAAATGACGCTTTAACCAAACATTTTTTTGACAATAGGTATGGAACCGGCCAGTCAACAATTGACGGCGTTATAAGAGCTACAAACATCCTTTTAGCTGGAAAAAACTTTGTTGTTTTAGGTTATGGCTGGTGCGGCAGAGGCTTAGCCATGCGCGCTAACGGTATGGGCGCTAATGTAATAGTTACTGAAATAGACCCAATTAAAGCAATTGAAGCGAAAATGGATGGTTATAGAGTAATGCCAATGAGTGAAGCAGCAAAAATAGGAGATATTTTTGTTACCCTCACCGGGAATATCTCTGTAATAAGGAAAGAACACTTCGCTTCAATGAAAGATGGGGCAATAGTGGCAAATTCAGGCCATTTCAATGTCGAAATAGATATTGAAGACTTGAAGACTATCAGTAAAAAAGTACGGAAAGTCAGAGAATTTGTTGATGAATACACTTTAAGAAACGGCAGAAATGTCTACGTGTTGGCAGAAGGCCGCCTTATAAACCTGGCTGCTGCTGAAGGCCATCCTGCCAGCGTAATGGATATGTCTTTTGCGAACCAGTCACTTTCAGTTGAATATCTTTTAAAGCATTATAAAAACAATACCCTGAATACAGAACTCGAAAATAATGTTTACCCTGTTCCTAAAGTTATTGATGAAAAAATCGCAGAATTAAAACTGCACTCGATGGGGACCCGTATAGATAAACTCACTGAAAAACAGAAGAAATATCTTGATTCCTGGTCAGAAGGTACGTAA